ACCCTCCTGTGATTCAGACACCGACTCACACAGTCACTGAAGGCTCCCAGCAGAGCTGGGTCATCTCAGAATGGCCCTTCCCCAGGGAAGAGGTTCCCCATGTGGGTGACTTAGGGGCCGCCCCATTGAGGCAGCAAAGGCGCTCATTAAGAGTTTTCTGACAAAGACCCTGGATCCTCTTACTAACTCCTGAATCCTGGACTGTGACACAGGAGGGATCTTTTGACACTGTCTGCCCAGCCCTCCATGTACAGATGGCGGCCTGAGGCCAAGAGGTGACTGGAACCCAGACCACAGTCCCATGGTCAGTGAGTGAGGGGATCCTTCCAGAACCCAATCTGATTCCAGGCCAGGCTCTTCCCTGTACCAGCATTGGAAGTGGTTTCATGGAAGAGCCTGGTACATGgaagttgaagaataaaagctCCTTGAATTAACCATTGAACATGAGGTTTTCATTGCTTTCCCATAGGTTCAGAAGGCTCCTCGCATTCAGGCCCGAAGTCCTGAGGCAACTGGAAACTTCTCCCTACTTTCAGCCACAGGATCCCAAGTCCCTCATTCCATATATGCACCTAAAGCTACCCATTGTTTCAATAGCTACTTAACATGCAGGGTATGGAGACAATCGTTTTCATTTTACAGtctcctgttgatggatactAAGGTGTTCCTAACCTGGGGCTATTGAAACAGCACTGCAGTGGATAACCTTTCCATGTGTCACTCTCCTCAAAGGGGAAATACCCACTGGAACTAGCATTGCTAGATCATagggtgtgtgtattttaatttgtGTCATTATATTGCCAAATTTCCCTCCTAGTCATGGTAGCAAATGAACCTTCCCAGAGTTCCAGGCATTAGCAGGGAAGGTGACTTTATCCTGATTTTGCCGATATTACTAAACTTCCCAGATTGTCGGTTCCTTGCTCAGCCaatcacagctagtaagtggctccTCCACCACTCAGATCTGCTGCCTCCCAGGAGGCTGCTCGAcctcctccccaggcctcccGCCCAGAGGATTCCCTGGATGAGAAAGGAGCGAGAGGAGGGGACCAGGAAACAGCAGCCTGTCAGATGCTGAATCTTCCTCATGGCATTTACTCCTTATAACCAGTGCTCTGAGGGTAGGGCCGTCTGTTGTCCCTTCTAcatatgaggacactgaggctcagagagaggaccTGATTTGTGAGCAGTTAGGGGAGCCAAGATTGAACCCAAGTACCTAGACTCACGGCCCTACTCTCTGCACACCCCACggtgcttttcaaagtatggagaaaactccaggcccatcCTCTTAAAACCTGGTATTGTTCTGTTCTTCAgcaataagcattttaaaaagtcctGCATGGGAGGAGAGTCTAGCTTTACCACAGATCAGACAGATACTACAGTGTCTCATGATGTGCTGAATGCTCCTAAAATGCAGGGCTCAGCACACTTAAAAGCATCAGGAGTTTTTCTCTCCATTGTTGCAATCTTGCTCCTTCACTAGGCCTCATGTGGGAGCAGCTCCTGGAAGTGTAGCGTGGACAGCACAGAGAGGGACCAGTGTAATCCCAGCAGCACCATGCACACCCATTCCTGGCTCTGCAGACTGAGGTTGAGGAGGGGGAGGTGTTCCCTAGAGGGTGCTGGGGGCCCCGCATGAGCAAGAGTTCATATTCTAGACTCAGTTGTCAGGAGCCCATGTCTTCCCTTGTTGCTACAGGGTCCCCAGGCCTGGGCACTCAGAAACCACTCCTCCCTGTAGTTGCTTGAAGTCAAGAATCtcagagagaaaaggggagggtGGTGGTCAGTGTGGGGGCTTGTGAAGGTGGGGCGCTTGCTCTGCTGATGGACATGAAAACTTGGAGGCGATGACAGGAAATACTTCTTGGACAGAGTGGGTGGGTGAGGAGACAGTCCCTTCatttctctcagcctcagttttctcatctgtaaaatggtgatcaTCATGGACTCCTTTCAGGAGAGTTGGAAGGATTTGAGGTGCTCTGTCTAAATCACCAGCACAGAGTAGGGGCCCCCCAAATCGAGGTGTTATTTCAAGGCTGTGACCCAGTTCCCTGTGCTGGGTCCCATTTGCTCACCTGTAGAAAGAGGATAATCACACAGCCTTTGCATTATGTCCTGAGGGTACAACGACTTGGTGACAGGAGAGCCCCTCAGGGAGCGATGGTGCTGGCCTCCCagactgtgtgatcttggcaagTCTCAGTTCCATCTAgtcttcagtttccccatctgtaaaatggtggtaATCACGCTGTCTTTCAGGGGTCTGTGATGACTCGAGAGCATCTGGGAAGCCATGGATGGGGTGGACTGGGTATCACTGAGCTCagtgcacagtggttgagagccagGGCTGAGCgccccctgcctgggcctccatcccagctctgccccgTCCTGCCTCTGGGACCTCTGATGAGTCCCTCCCCACATGGGGGCTTGGTGTCCTCATCCATCAGTGAcagccctgccctcacagagcagCTGCAGGAACTTAATGAGGGACGCATGTCAAGAGCTTAGAGCAGATCCTGGCATATGGTACGTGTTCCACGAACGTGAGCTCTGATGTGCTGGAGCCAGAGGACCTCGGATGGGGTCGCTTTCTCTGCAGGACTAAGTACAACTGGGGTTGGGGCGGAGCTGGGTTCCTTTTGACCTTGGCTGcttattagaatcacctgggagatgGTAAAAAGATCCCCAGACCCTGGTTCCACcgtagaaattctgatttaattggtcagACGTGGGCCTGGGCAGCTGAGTGTTTTCACTCCTGCAGAAGATGCTGGTGCCCAGCCAGGGCAGAGGAGCCCTGAGTCACGTGTTCTCTGAGGTCAGAGGGAAAGCTGTGTTTTTTCCAAGACAGAGGTGGATCCCCCGTGGCGCCTGGGTTGTAAGAACAACTCTCCTGGGTGTGAGTGCTTCAGAATAGCCCGTGATGGTGACAGCTCTTAGGACACCCAAGAAGTTTGGCAGGCACACACCCCACCTCCAACACAGCTCACCTGGGCTGAGGGGTTGCGTCCTCCCAACTCAGATCACCCTGTTCAGCCCCGAGCTTCATCACTGGGGAAACCTTCCCATCtttacacacgtgtgtgtgtaaaCAGGCTCTGAAATGCCTGCAAACGCTCCCTGCTCAGCCTAGAGACCTCCTGCCTCAACACACCACAGTGACACTGACAaaatcttttcttcctcctttcaaaATGCTTCCAGTTTCTGTCCAGAGCTGATCTGCAGGGAAATGCCTGTGATCTCTTGTGTCTTTCGAAGCCAATTCCCCAAACTAGTTTCTTGagggaattatttttttaaatgggaacacATTTATAATTTGGTGTTTCTACTAGTTTTTTCATGTGGATTCTTGCATGACAGCTGCTTGGAGCATGATTTGAGACTCTTCTTGGTGTTTCTGTTGTGCTTTTGTTTTGCCTTCTTACTGCCTACAAAATAAATGGGTAGTTTTAGAACTAGATTGGCCAGATCTTATGATAACAATCATGGgtgttattcatttttaaaaaattatgggtGTTATTGattaagaacctactgtatgttGGGCTCTGTGTTTTACATATATCCTTGCTCGCCTTATCAGGTGGTGCTTGTATCTACTTTTTCCAGAAATAGATACTGAGCATCAAGGATAAAGAACAGTGACACTAAAATCAATCCATCCTGCATGCAATGAGATGAGCTCTGACCTTTACTTGCTGGGTGCCCTTGACCAGCTTCATCCTCCCTGAGCCTCATCCCATATATGGAgtccctcttgggcctccctcaCAGGGCTGGTGAGGGGATTAAAGAGCTGAGGGTGATGGAGAGATCAGGCCATCTTTAGGCTCTGAAGAAACTCTGGACAAGTGGTAACTGATCAGAGTATCTTGCCCCTTTAGGGTGTCCAGGATGCTGGTGTTTATACAATTTGACATATTAAGGTAACTCCTTGCTATGTCCTCAAGTGTTTGATGAGTTTTAGGAagcaagttgttttgttttgtttttttcctcaacatattttattttattttttttaaatttttttaaacatctttattggagtataactgttttacaaaggtgtgttagtttctgctttacaacaaagtgaatcagttatacatatacatatgttcccatatctcttccctcttgcatctccctccatcccatcctccctatcccacacctccaggaggtcacaaagcaccagctgatgtccttgtgctatgcggctgcttcccagtagctatctattttacatttggtagtgtatatatgtccatgccactctctcacttcgtcacaacttacccttccccctccccatgtcctcaagtccatgctctagtaggtctgtcttttattcccgtcctaccactaatctcttcattacattttttttcttagattccatatatatgtgttagcatacagtatttgtttttctccttctgacttacttcactctgaaagacagactccaggtctatccacctcattacaaataattcagtttcatttctttttatggctgagtaatattccattgtatatatgtgctacatcttctttatcgattcatctgttgatggacacttaagttgcttccatgtcctgcctattgtaaatagagacctaaatgtaaggccagacactatcaaactcttagaggaaaacataggcagaacactctatgacataaatcacagcaagatcctttttgacccacctcccacagaaatggaaataaaaacaaaaataaacaaatgggacctaatgaaacttaaaagctttttcacagaaaagtataccataaacaagaccaaaatacaaccctcagaatggaagaaaatagttgcaaatgaagcaactgacaaaggattaatatccaaaagttataagcaactcaggcagctcaataacaaaaaaaaaacaacccattccaaaaatgggcagaagaactaaatagacatttctccaaagaagatatacagattgccaacaaacctatgaaagaatgctcaacatcattaatcattagagaaatgcaaatcaaaactacaatgagatatcatctcacaccggtcagattggccatcatcaaaaactctagaaataataaatgctggagagggtgtggagaaaacggaacactcttgcactgttagtaggaatgtaaattaatacagccactatgaagaacagtatggaggttccttaaaaaactacaaatagaactaccatatgaccccgcaatcccactactgggcataattcaaaaagagtcatgtacagaaatgttcattgcagctctatttacaatagcaagttAAGTATTTACAAATGCAAATATTGGTAATGTTTGCTGTCTGCTGACTTTTACAGTAGCTGTTGAGTAACAATGAACAATTGGGAGATACCCTACAGGAACCTTCTAAAGAGAGAAACCACCTTCACATTTGATTTACCAATTTGTGTGGTTCTGGGTGCTTTTACAGGCCTGTGCCTGTGTCTCTACAGATTTAATAACAATTAAGAAATTAACCACCACTGGTTTCTCGGCACTCAGTGATCTTTCTTCTCAACCCAAAACTGAACCAAGAGAAGAACCCAGACTCAGAAAAACATGCCTTTGCTCCCTTCCTTTCAAGTTCAAGGATTGGCACATTAGTCCTAGTGGAATATTcgtggaaagaaggaaaattatgCAGTAATTTCATAAACACCTGAAGGGACAGCTCCGGATATAAACACAGTCTCGGTTAAAGAGACATCTGTGTTTGTTGGTTCTGTGAATCATCTTGTGTTTTACTCATAGCAAAAAATGCTCCCACTACCTGATTTAACCCTCACTGCAGCCCAGGAAGGGTAATGCCTGCTGTCCCCTTTCACAGACGAGGAGCTGCGAGCTGCCACGGCCACACCCCTCGTTGGACGGCCAGCCTGGTTCAGCTTCCATGTGGTCCCGCTATGACCCCGCTTCCCCTGCATTTACTTCTGTAAACACTTCTGCCAACTTACCTAAGTTTTCCAGGGGGAGCCCAGCTAGGAAAAATAATAGGAGAGTAAGACCAATCAGTACTTTTGTTCCTTTGCCCACACTGGTGGGAAATCACCTGGCAGATGTAAGAAGGTGGACTTTGAACTCAGGCCTGGAATTCGATGTCCGCCCTGCCCCTGACTCAGAGTCACCTCTGGgaacctgtgtgtctcctctgtCAGATGAGGATGATGACACTGCCCTCCCAGAACTAtctgaagaatttaaaaaataacatgtgtGGTGGTTCTTAACTGTGTCACAGTTTTATCATTAGTGATGATAATTACAATCATGTTCATCATTTATCAATGTTCTTTTGTAGCCAAACCCTCTCCTCCCGTGGTGTCAGGCCCCGCAGTGAGGGTCACACCTGAGCAGACAGTGAGCTTCACCTGCAAATCCCACGGGTTCTCCCCCAGAGACATCTCCCTGAAATGGTTCAAAAATGGCAACGAGCTCTCAGCCTCCCAGACCAAGGTGGAACCAGAGGGAAACAACGTTTCCTTCAGCATCTCCAGCACAGCCAACGTGGTGCTGGTCCCGGGGGATATTCGCTCCCAGGTCATCTGCGAGGTGACCCACATCACCCTGAAGGGAGACCCTCCTCTTCGTGGGACAGCCAACTTGTCTGAGACCATCCAAGGTAGAAGCCCCTCACGCCAGCCTAAGCCCACACCTGCCCCCAAGGCCCCAgcctgttcctcctcctccctgctttTTGCTCCAGGCCTCAAATCGCCTGGAATCTACTTCCTGACAGTCCTGCCCCATCACCAGGCTGCTAGATGAGCTGGTCACTCACTACTGTTTTAATGGCAGCTGCCAGGTGGACACCCATCATGAGCCAAGCACTGTGCCAagtagtttcctttccttttccaataGTTTCTCCAactactgagtacctactataagCCAGGCCCCTATGTGCTTGGTGATTTCATATGTTTTGCTGCAGTTATTATATTCCACCTGCATGTCAGGGGCTGTGCTTGTAGATGGCACACATTATTAACCTAATAGGAGCTCAGtccttgagcacctactgtgtgccctgCAGGGtgcttatgatttcatttatatgaaaagagACCCTCGGTGTTTGAGCACCTGCTGCATGCCTGGTTCTGTCCTCTGGTGACTCCCTTGCTGTGCTGGAAGCTGTTATCCAGCCCCTCTCCTGTGACCTGTTGGTTCCATAAGGTCAGAGCTTCTGCTTCTGCTGTTTCAGTTCCGCCTACCTTGACGATTACCCCACACCCCACGGCGGGGAACCAGGTGAATGTCACCTGCCAGGTGAACAAGTTCTACCCCCAGCGCCTACAGCTGACCTGGTTGGAGAACGGAAATGTGTCCCGAATAGACATGGCCTCGACCCTCATagagaataaggatgggacctttAACCGGACGAGCTGGATCCTGGTGAACTCACCTGTCCACAGGGAGGCTGTGctgctcacctgccaggtggAGCATGACGGACAACCGGCGGTCACCAAAAACTATACCCTGGAGGCCTCTGCTCCCCAGAAGAACCAGGATGCAGATGAACCTCTTGGTGAGGCCTCCACTCCAACTGACCCagttctttacattttaaatttaatattaaaggTAGTAATTCATGCTTATTATAGAACAATCTAGAAGTCAATAGgtgtaaaatagaattttaaaataagttcccTCCCCCAAGTCCCACACCCCCAAGGGTGACCACTGGTTAGAGTTTGGCATATTCTTTATAGAACTTTTGACATAAATATCCATGAAGAAAGTAGGAAGGAGGGAGATCATCCTGTTCATAGAGTCCTGCCTCTCACCTTCTTCAGTTAACAGTAACTATGTTCCTCATTCCCtgtccacccacccacctccctcctccttgTTCTTTCTAACCTCTGCTTAGTCTCTCTCTAGCCTCGACTTTTCCATCCATATCAGTAACATCACTCCAATAGACATCTGCACCTAATACTCTGTGAAATTTTGGAAGGGCAGCCCTGAGGACATGAAGTTTGAGTCTGAACCTGGCATCCAGGTGACATGAGTGGTCACGGCACAGGACTCCTTTGTCCCCTGATTTGTGACAATGGACTAGTAATGATCACAGCCGCTCACTGAACATTTTCTAAATGCAGATCTCAGTTCAGCTGTGATCTCCTTTCCTGCTTCAACAACCCAGAGCGTTTGGAGTTTACAGAAGAGACTCAGGGAGAAATGGGGGACGGGGGATGTTGTTGAAGATTTGTTGCCTTTAGTTCAGATGATTGGGCTAAACTAATAAAGGTGAATCTGAGTCCCTGAGGACAAGAACCACCAGCCTGTATAACAGATATGTGCTAATTAAAGACAGGTTCCCCCTCAGCTGGGCATTGTCCCAAGGACAGTCCCCCTTTCTATGAATAAAACATCTTATAGGCTGTCATGTAACATCAAGAGAGGGTCGAGTCACATCCAGGAGTCTTTCCTCCAGAAGACCTTTCAAAGTCCCACGTTCCTTCCAACATGCCCGTGGTGTTGTCCTCATCTTCTGGGTCAATGCTGGGTCACTGAGTGACCATGTTCCTGCCTGCTGGAAGAAtaaagagaggaaggggagaacaAACAACTTCCCTTAAACAAGAGATATAGAGAAGTTGCATAATTGTGTTCACTTTAACTTACTCCCGTGTGCACAACCAGTTGTCAGTGGAGTCCACGATTGTGTGCTCATATGGTTAAGGACCTTGATTTTCTACAAAACTAATACCTGTGCACACTtaatatataatctatattaatttcctaatttcatttaaaatggagTATAAAgtcaaattttccaaaatatattttattgttgattttgtgcaccaaaattgtttttaattcaacTGTAAGTTCTTGGCAAAAATTTTCCATGACTCCATCTGGGCCTTGAGAATcgatttttttatttgaaaaagaatttgaattgTTTAAGACTCTTCAGATTATTCATTTCATATAGTGTGAGCTGTGGTAGGTTCTGCTTTTTGAGGTATTTGTCCCATTGtctctaagttgtcaaatttctGCCCTGTATAGTTGTTCATAACATTCCCTAACTATCCTTTTGATGGCTAACGGGTCTGTAGTGATGTCctctgtttcattcctgatattggaaATGtgtcattcattttttctttgcagTTGTACTAgaagtttttcaattttattggtcttttaaAAGAAcccactttttttcttattagtcattaatttaatacacatcagtgtatacatgccaatcccaatcacccagttcAACACACCACCTCCCCGAACCCCcctccgctttc
The DNA window shown above is from Kogia breviceps isolate mKogBre1 chromosome 14, mKogBre1 haplotype 1, whole genome shotgun sequence and carries:
- the LOC136792577 gene encoding signal-regulatory protein beta-1-like, producing MPIPVSLSNHPPPCLLLTLLLGLTGVAGEKELQVIQAERSVSVAAGETATLHCDVTSLLPVGPVKWFRGTGPGRELIFSLRGGPFPRVTDVSDTTRRNNTDFSIRISNITPADTGMYYCVKFQRGSPDVEVKSGPGTHLTVSAKPSPPVVSGPAVRVTPEQTVSFTCKSHGFSPRDISLKWFKNGNELSASQTKVEPEGNNVSFSISSTANVVLVPGDIRSQVICEVTHITLKGDPPLRGTANLSETIQVPPTLTITPHPTAGNQVNVTCQVNKFYPQRLQLTWLENGNVSRIDMASTLIENKDGTFNRTSWILVNSPVHREAVLLTCQVEHDGQPAVTKNYTLEASAPQKNQDADEPLGTELSSPLLVVLLLGPKVLLVIGVSVIFFYKKHWA